The genomic interval TTGAAGGGTTAGGGCTCGCGGTGCAATGGGTGCAGGCCTGCGGCGGGGCAGTTGTGCTAAGCTTTTACCCGGTTCAGTTTTCTGAGGCACAGGCCGCGGGTGTAGTTCAATGGTAGAACCTCAGCTTCCCAAGCTGATAGTGTGGGTTCGATTCCCATCACCCGCTCCAAATTACAACAGTAGCGAGTAACGAGTAACAGAGACATTCTTGTCACTCGCCACTCGCCACTCGCTACTCACTACTGTATTTAATATGGAAACAATCATACGCCTCGGCAGTTTTGCCGCCCTGTTTACCCTGGTCGCATGGTGGGAGACGCGCCGCCCGCGACGGCCATTGACCGAGCCACGCGCTGACCACTGGCGCACCAATCTCACCTTGCTGGTCACCGACGTATTGGTGTTGCGCTTCACGCTGGGCGCGGCAGCGCTGATGACTGCTGAGTATGCATTCCAGCATGGCTGGGGCTGGTTCAACAGCGTTGCCTGGCCGGGCTGGCTGGAGTTTGTGCTGGCGTTACTGTTGCTGGATTTCGCGCTGTATTTGCAGCATGTACTGTCGCATGCGCTGCCTGTGTTCTGGCGGCTGCACCGTGTTCACCATACCGATCTGGATTTTGATCTCAGCACCGGCGTGCGCTTTCATCCGCTGGAGATTCTGCTTTCCATGCTCTACAAGATGGCGGCGGTGGCGGCGCTCGGTGCACCGGTATGGGCGGTGCTGCTGTTTGAGGTGATATTGAACGGCGCCTCGGTATTCAATCATGGCAACGTGCATATCCCGGAAAAAATAGACCGCTGGCTGAGATTGTTTGTAGTCACACCGGACATGCATCGTGTGCACCACTCCAGCGTCGTGAACGAAACCAATTCCAACTTCGGGTTTTCCATTTCGGTCTGGGACAGGCTGTGCGGCACCTACCGCGCCCAGCCGGCCATGGGGCAGCAGGGCTTTGAAATCGGGTTGAAGGAATATCGTGCACGGCTCGGCTTCGGCGCCCTGCTCTGGCTGCCTTTTCGCCGTGCGCTGGGGCAGTACAGCCTGCGGCGGGACAGCGGCGACGCTGAGCCATGAAGCTGATGCTGATGCGTCACGCCGAGGCCGAGCCGGGCAATGCTTATGCCGACGATGCGTTGCGACCGCTTACGGCAGAAGGCAGTCAGACCCAGAAAAAAGTGGCGCAGGCATTAAAGCGCATGGGCATCCTGCCGGAGCGTATCTACACCAGTCCGCGTCTGAGGGCGCGGCAAACGGCGGAAATTACCGCGCAGGTGCTGGGGCTGGGTCATGTATTGGAAGAGAGCGCCGCACTGACAGGCGGCCACCCCGTGGGAGACCTGGTGGCGTTGCTGCGCGCATCCGCCGGCAGCATGTGCGTACTCTGTGTCGGGCACGAACCGGATATGAGTGCCTGGGCCTCCGCGCTGTTATGCCAGTCACCGGTGCTGCGTATCAAATTTGTGAAGAGCGGGGTGCTGGGGCTGAAGTTTGCGGGTGAAGTTGATGCGGGCGGCGGCGTGCTGGGCTATTTTTACCGCCCGCGGGATTTGCTGGCGCTGCTCGACGGGAAATAAAAAAGCGCGGACAGCCGTCAAGCTGTCCGCGCCAAGCCAAGGCAACGTGAGAACCTAGAAGTCGTGGTTGATGCCGACTGAAAACGTAGACAAATCCAGCCCGTTGGTGCTGTTCTTCACTGCGCCGCTGCTACCGCCCGTGCCCAGGCCATACTTCGCACCGCTTTCGTTATCGGTGCGGGCATACAGGGCGTAGACGCTGGTGCGTTTGGAGAGCGCGTGATCCAGACCCAGCACATACCAGTCCGCGCCGGTATCTCCGCCGGTGTCGTTGTCGCCTGCCCTGGCGTAAGCAATCTTGAGGGTGTTGGCGGCCATCTTGTGTGCCAAGCCGAGATACCAGGCGTTCCGATCCATCAAAGTCGCCGCGCCATCTTGAGATAAATCCTCGTATACGAAATTGATCTTGGTATTATCGTGATTGAAGGTGTAGCCGAGGCTGAGCGTCCATGCGTGGGTGTCGTAAATATGGGCACCCGTGGGCGGCGTGGTGGACGAATAAATAGAGCCGCTCAAGGTAGCCTCTTTTCTGTGCTGCTCATAGGCCAGACTGGCATACAAAGGGCCGTTTTCGTACACGCCGGCCAAACTGTAGCGGTCACGGTTGTTCGCGGCATCCTCGTCCACGCGGTAGGCGGCCAAAAACTGGAAACCGTTCATCTTCGGGCTCCAGTAGTTGATGCTGCTCGGCTCGCGCTCATTGAACGGCGTGCTCGCGCCGCTCACGTTGCCGATGATGGCGTTAAAGTCACCCATGCTGTCGCTCCAGATGTCGAGCTTTCCGGTGGCGAGCTTGTAGGCATTGTCGGTTACACCCAAAACCAGTGTGCCGAAGCCGCCCGCGAGGCCTAGGTAGCTGTTGCGTGGGGTGCCCAATAGCAAGCTATCACTGCCATCCATCGTAACCAGGGTTTCCATCTGAAAGACCGCCTTCAACCCATTGCCTAAATCTTCCACCCCCTTGAAACCCAGACGCGAACTGTTGCTGGAAACGTTGCTGGCGCTAGCCGTGCCGTTGTCTGTGATGTCCACGGAGGCGCGCGCCTTGCCGTAAACCTTGATGTTGTCCTCTGCCTGCGCCGCTGCGGCGGTGACTGCCAGTGCTGCGGCCAGTGAGATGGAAATAAATTTTCCGTATGTGTGCAGTTCCATTACATCCTCTCCCATGATTTTGCCGGTTTTTAAAAGGTCATCTTGAACGCGCAGGGTGTTTGCAAGCCCTGCTTGAATTGCGTAGGGCACAGACTAGGGAGGATTTGTTACACCCAGAAGAAGGACATGTTAAGACTTGTGTGGCACCGCCGCTGCTTGTATGCTGGAAAGAGGAGTGGGCGGCTGTCGACAAGTCCTTCGAGACAAAAAGGGGTGTTAGGAGCGCATGCGCGACGATCGGGCTCTTCATGACATTCTGGAGCACAGCCAGCTTACCCCCCTTTTTCAGCCTATCTGTTCACTGGTCGAGAACCGCATCTACGGTTATGAGGCATTAATCCGCGGTCCTGCGGAGAGTCCCCTGCACACCCCCACGGTACTGTTCGCAGACGCAACGAAATATGCGCGTCTGGCGGAAGCGGATCAGCGTTGCAGTCAGGTGTGTATTGAGGCCTGGCTCAGGCTCCAGCTCCAGGGCAAGCTGTTTCTCAACATCAATCCTG from Gammaproteobacteria bacterium carries:
- a CDS encoding sterol desaturase family protein produces the protein METIIRLGSFAALFTLVAWWETRRPRRPLTEPRADHWRTNLTLLVTDVLVLRFTLGAAALMTAEYAFQHGWGWFNSVAWPGWLEFVLALLLLDFALYLQHVLSHALPVFWRLHRVHHTDLDFDLSTGVRFHPLEILLSMLYKMAAVAALGAPVWAVLLFEVILNGASVFNHGNVHIPEKIDRWLRLFVVTPDMHRVHHSSVVNETNSNFGFSISVWDRLCGTYRAQPAMGQQGFEIGLKEYRARLGFGALLWLPFRRALGQYSLRRDSGDAEP
- a CDS encoding porin is translated as MELHTYGKFISISLAAALAVTAAAAQAEDNIKVYGKARASVDITDNGTASASNVSSNSSRLGFKGVEDLGNGLKAVFQMETLVTMDGSDSLLLGTPRNSYLGLAGGFGTLVLGVTDNAYKLATGKLDIWSDSMGDFNAIIGNVSGASTPFNEREPSSINYWSPKMNGFQFLAAYRVDEDAANNRDRYSLAGVYENGPLYASLAYEQHRKEATLSGSIYSSTTPPTGAHIYDTHAWTLSLGYTFNHDNTKINFVYEDLSQDGAATLMDRNAWYLGLAHKMAANTLKIAYARAGDNDTGGDTGADWYVLGLDHALSKRTSVYALYARTDNESGAKYGLGTGGSSGAVKNSTNGLDLSTFSVGINHDF
- the sixA gene encoding phosphohistidine phosphatase SixA is translated as MKLMLMRHAEAEPGNAYADDALRPLTAEGSQTQKKVAQALKRMGILPERIYTSPRLRARQTAEITAQVLGLGHVLEESAALTGGHPVGDLVALLRASAGSMCVLCVGHEPDMSAWASALLCQSPVLRIKFVKSGVLGLKFAGEVDAGGGVLGYFYRPRDLLALLDGK